The DNA window CATCGTTGGGCAAGGCGGAGCTCAAGGTCTCCGCGCAGTAGTCGGCGCGTCGTCCTTCACGTCTGCTCAGGCCGCTTCAGCCACTTCTCCGTCACCTTGAGCGTGGGGCCGGCCATCATCCGGTCCACCAGCTCCGACGGTGAGCTGCTCACCGCGAAGGGCTGGGCCTGCTCCTCGGGAACGAAGCCCTCCTGCGCCATGTGCCGCGCGAGGGCCACCAGCGGCTGGAAGAATCCCCGCGTATCCAAGAGGCCCATGGGCTTGCCGTGCAGGCCGAGCTGCGCCCAGGTGGTGATTTCAAACAGCTCATCCAGCGTGCCGAAGCCGCCGGGCAGGGCGATGAAGGCATCCGAGCGCGACGCCATGAGGGCCTTGCGCTCATGCATGGAGTCCACACGGATGAACTCCGTGAGGCCCAGGTGGGCGAGCTCCCGCTTGCCCAGGAACTGGGGCAGCACACCCACCACCTTGCCACCCGCGGCCAGGGCTGCGGAGGCCACGGTGCCCATCAGCCCCACGCTGGCGCCGCCGTAGACGAGGGTGATTCCCCTCCGGCCCAGCTCCGCGCCGAGCTGCTCGGCCGCCTCGGTGTACTCAGGCCGGTTGCCCGGCCGGGAACCGCAGAAAACACAGATACTGCGCACGTCCATCTCAGAAGGCTCCGCGTCGTTCCGGGTGGGCTGCGTAGAGCGCCACCACTGCTGTGAGGAAGAGGATGATGGGCAGCGCGAGTGCGTACACCCGCCGCCCCTGCCGCATCGCGACTCCGCACGGCAGGCCGAAGAGGAATCCTCCCAGGTGGCCGGACCAGCTCACCATGGGAAGCAGGCTGAGCACGGCCACCTGCACCAACCAGATGCCCAGCTCGCGCCGTCCTTGCCGCGTGGCGATGGGGAGCATGGCGCCGGCCCATCCCAGAATCATCCCCGAGGCCCCGACCATCGTCTTGTCGAAGTCGAAGAGCAGCGAGAACGCGGACGCACCCAGCGCGGTGACGAGCGACAGGCCCAGGAAGCGCAGGCTGCCGATGCCTCGCTCCAGTGTGAAGCCCAGCGTCACCACCACGGACATGTTGAAGGCGAGGTGGAGGATGCCGCCGTGCTCGAAGGCCGCCGTCAGGAGCCGCCAGTACTGTCCTTCCTGCACCGCTGGGCCAAACAGGGCCCCCAGGGGAAGCCTGTTGGCGCTGAACGACGGCAGCACGCCGAATTCCTCCAGCGCGAACACACCGACGCAGAGGCCGATGATGGCGTAGCAGACCCAAGGCCGGGGCTGCGGCGCCTGCGGCGGGGGAGGGGTGCCGAACGAATGGTTCGGCCCTCGAGCTTCAGGCCCACCACCAGGTGCGTCGAGGATGTGTCGCGGTCCGGAGGACATGTCGCTCACAGCTCCCGGGAAAGGATGGTGTCACGCAGCCAGTGGTGGTCGTCGGTGTGGGGATAGTCGAGGGTGAAGTGCAGGCCGCGGCTCTCCTTGCGGCGGCTGGCGCAGTCGACGATGAGCAGCGCCACGTCGGCGATGTTGCGCAGCTCGATGACGTCGCGAGTCACCTTGAAGCGCCAGTAGTAGTCGCGAATCTCCTCGCGCAACAACTCCAGCCGCCGGCGCGCACGCATCAGCCGCTTGTCCGTGCGGACGATGCCGACGTAGTTCCACATGAGCCGACGAATCTCGTCCCAGTTGTGGGTGACGACGACGCTCTCGTCGGACTCCACCGCGCTGCCCGGGTCCCACTCCGGCGGGTCCTCGTGCGGCGTGGGCAGCGAGGCCAGCTCCGCGACCGTGGCGTCCACCGCGCGCTGGCCGAACACGAGTCCTTCGAGGAGCGAGTTGGACGCGAGCCGGTTGGCGCCATGCAGTCCCGTGCAGGACACCTCGCCGATGGCGTACAGCCCCGGCACCGACGTGCGCCCGTGCAGGTCCGTCACCACACCGCCGCACTGATAGTGGGCCGCGGGGACGACGGGGATGGGCTGCACGGCCATGTCGATGTTGAAGGCCTTGCAGGTGGCGTAGATGTTGGGGAAGCGCTCGGTGAGGAAGGCCCGGCCCATGTGCGTCATGTCCAGGTACACGCACTCGTCGCCGGTGCGCTTCATCTCCGCGTCGATGGCGCGCGCCACCACGTCGCGCGGGGCCAGCGCGCCCAGCGGGTGATAGCGCTCCATGAAGGTCTGCCCGCCCTTGAGCCGGAGCTTGCCGCCCTCGCCGCGCAGGGCCTCGCTGATGAGGAAGCTCTTGGCCTCCGGGTGGTACAGGCAGGTGGGGTGGAACTGGTAGAACTCCATGTTCGCCACCTGCGCGCCCGCGCGGTACGCCATGGCCACGCCGTCGCCCGTGGCCACGTCCGGATTCGACGTGTACAGGTACACCTTGCCCGCGCCGCCCGTGGCCAGCACCGTCACCCGCGCGATGAAGCGCTCGATGACGCCGCTCTCCAGCAGCGCGTACGCGCCCAGGCACCGGTTCGCACCGGAGCGGGGCTGGCGCCGGTCCAGGATGAGGTCGATGGCGGCGGTGTTGGAGAAGAAGGTGATGTTGGGCGTCTCGTCACACTTCGCCAGCAGGGCGCGCTGCACCTCGCGGCCGGTGATGTCGCCCGCGTGGATGATGCGGCGCTCGGAGTGCCCACCCTCGCGCGTCAGGTGGAACTCGCCGGAGGTGTTGCGGTTGAACTCGGCGCCCAGCGTCACCAGCTCGCGGATGCGCTCGGGCCCCTCGCGCACCGTCACTTCCACCGCGTCCTTGTGGCAGATGCCCGCGCCCGCCACGAGGGTGTCCTCGATGTGCGCATCGAACGAGTCGGTGGGGGCGAGCACGCTGGCGATGCCACCCTGGGCGTAGGCGGTGTTGCTCTCGCCTCGCTCGCGCTTGGTCAGCACGGCCACGGTGCCATGGCGAGCGGCCTGGAGGGCGAACGAGAGGCCCGCAACTCCGCCGCCCAGGACGAGGAAGTCGAACCGATGGGGCATGGCCAACAGCCTTAACGACTGTAAGTGCCGGAAACAAGGCGTTTTCTTGAGGACTTTCCGCCGTGTGTCTAAGGTTGGTGGGCCGATATGCGTGCCATTCCCGCGCTTCTCCTGACCGTGCTGGCCTTCCCGCTGTGGGCGGGAGCGTCCGAGTCCATCTACCGGTACGTGGAGAAGGACGGGACCATCGTCTACACGAACGTCCCGCCGACGGGCTCCAAGGCGGCGAAGAAGATGAAGGGCTCCTTCGCCCAGGCCCCCGCGAAGAGCGCGCCGGTGGTGGGGCGCTCGCGCACGCCGCCGGACCTGGATCCGCACATCGCCGCGGCGGCGCTGCGCTACCGCATCCCGACGGCGCTGGTGCGCGCCATCATGCATGCGGAGAGCAACTTCAACCCGAACGCGCTGAGCCACAAGGGCGCCAGCGGGCTGATGCAGCTCATGCCGGGGACGGCGTCGGACATGTACGTGAAGGACATCTTCGACGAACGCGACAACATCGAGGGCGGGGTGCGCTATCTGCGTGTGCTCGCCAACATGTTCGACGGCGACATGGTGAAGATGATTGCCGCCTACAACGCGGGCCCGGACGCGGTGAAGCGCTACGGCGGCAAGGTGCCCCCTTACGAAGAGACGCAGGGGTACGTCCGCAAGGTGCTCCAGCTCTACTACCACTACAAGGAGCGCGAGCGGCCCGCCGACGGCGGTCCCCGTGAGCCCAACTTCCAGAATGACGACGCGCGTGAAGGGGCGGGCGGAGACGAGCCCCGCTGACGACGAATTCCTCCAGCAGCTCCAGCGCGGTGGCGAGCTGCTGGCCGCCAACAAGGTCATCGAGTCGAAGGAGTTCCTGGAGCGTGCCCACCAGCTCCAACCTCGCAACGAGAAAGCGCAGAACCTGCTTGGGCTCTGCTACTTCAAGCTGGGCCTGTTCGACCGCGCGGCCGAGCTCTACGAGATGCTGGTGCGCGACAACCCGGTGGACCCGACGCTGAGGGTCAACCTGGGCCTGGTGTACCTGAAGACCAACGCGCTCCAGCGCGCGGTGCGCGAGTTCGAGACGGCCACGGACCTGTCCCCCGAGCACCAGAAGGCCCAGAACTACCTGGGCCTGGCGCTCGCGCAGATGGGCGAGTACGGCCGCGCGCGTGAGCACTTCCTGCTCGCGGGCAGCGACGCGATGGCCGACAAGATGTCTCGCGCCATCGCCGGCGAGAACTTCTCGAAGCCCACGCCCGCACCGGTGACGCCCGCCGCGCGAGTGGACGTCCCGCCTCCCGCGCCCGCACCAGCTCAAGAGAAGGCGATGCCTCCCGACGAGGCGCTGCCCGAAGAGGAGATTCGCTTCGCCGAGGACGAAGGCCCCAGCGCGCTGACCGAAAGCGATGGCGGGCCGGTGCTCACGGCGACGCCCGAAGAGGTGGAGGTGGAGTCGTCCGCGCCCGCAGCGGCGCCAGAGCCCGTGCGCGACGCGGCCACGGTTCCCACTCCAGTGCCACTGACCAAGGTGCAGCTCACCAAGGTCGCCGCCCGGGTTGCTCCCGTCACCGCGGCGCCCATCCTGGCGAAGCTCGCGCCCTCGGTGGTGCTGGAGGCGGAGCGTTCGAGGGGGGCCTTCATCCAGGGCGAGGGCACGTTCAGCCTCGTGGTGGATGGGGAGCTGCTCACGCGGCTGGAGGGGATGGTGGCGCTCCAGGGCCAGCTCGCATTCCAGCCGGAGATGAAGCGGTTCCGGGGCAGGGCGACGGACAAGCCCTTTGGTGAAGGCTCGGCCCGGATGGTACGGGCGCGAGGCAAGGGCGTGCTCCACCTGGAGCCGGCCGAGCATCGCGAGTTCTTCGCGGTGGACCTGGGTGAGGACTCCGCCTACTTCCGGGACGAGAACGTCTTCGCCTTCGAGGAGCCGGTGATGTTCGAGAACGGCCGGGTGCCGTCGGACATCGCGCCGGACCTGGACCTGGTCCACCTGCGAGGGCAGGGGCAGGTGCTGTTGAGCCTGCCGGGGCCGCTCCGCTCGGTGGTGGTGCGTCCGGAGGCTCCGGTGACGGTGCCGCTGACGCACCTGGTGGGCTGGCAGGGCAACCTCACACCCCGCGTCGTGTCGCTGCTCAAATCCCCGACCGGAGAGACCTTGCGCACGGCGGTGGAGCTGGGGGGTGAAGGTTTTGCCCTCATCTCCCTCGCGGTTCGCTAGAAGAGCGCGTCATGGCCACGGACCGAGCGAGCCGCAAGCAGCGCAAGCGGGAGGAGCGGGCGCGCCGACGCGCGGAGCGCAAGCCCAGCGTGTTGGTGCAGGAGTTCTGGAACCTCCCCAACATGCTGACGCTGGGGCGCATCTTCCTCATCCCCCCGTTCGTCTGGCTCATGTACGACGCCGACCCGCTGAGCTCATTGCTCGCGGGCCTGGTCTTCGCCGCCGCCGCCATCACCGACGTGGTGGATGGCTACCTGGCGCGCAAGTGGAACCTCATCACCGTCGTCGGCAAGTTCATGGATCCGCTGGCCGACAAGCTCATCGCCATGGCCGCGCTGGTGATGATGGTCCGCCTGGGGCGCATCGCCGCGTGGGTCGTCATCGTCCTGCTGGCGCGTGAGCTCATCGTCAGCGGGCTGCGCACCATCGCCGCGAGCGAGGGCATGGTCATCGCGGCGGGGCAGGAGGGGAAGTGGAAGACGTCCCTTCAGCTCGTCGGCATCATCTCGCTGTGCGTCCACTACGTGCACCCGCTCACGCTCGGCTCGTTCAGCACGCCCGTGGACTACAACCTCGTGGGCAAGGTGCTCGTCTACTTGTCCGGCGCGTTCTCCGTCTGGAGCGCGGTCGTCTACTTCCGAGCGTTCCTCGCGATGCTCGCGAAGCGAGGCGACGAGGCACCGGTTGCGAAAAGTGTTTGACGTGTTCGGGAGGCCTCTGTATACCCCATCTCACCTCGGGCGCGGCGCCGACGCGGTGCGAACGAGACTGTGGTTGCGGTACCTGATGCGGGAATAGCTCAGCGGTAGAGCATCGCCTTGCCAAGGCGAGGGTCGAGGGTTCAAATCCCTTTTCCCGCTCCAGAACAAAGGCCTCCTGGGAAACCAGGGGGCCTTTTTGTTTTCCGCTCCTCAATGACTCGCATGTGGCGGGTGCGGGTTGTTGCCCGGAGGCTGCCTGGTTCAGTGGACGTTTCATCGTCCCGCGGGGCGAGCGTGACGCTCACGGCGAGACGGGCCTGGCCGAGGAGAGGGCGAACAAGCCCCTCAGGAATCTGAGTCACCGTGAGAGTGCATCTGGTTGCCTCGCACGCACTCGGGGCCTGCTATATGAAGGCCCCCTCATGATTCGCCTCGTCCGAGAACTCTACCAATACCGTGGACTGCTCCTGAGCCTCGTGCAGCGCGAGCTCAAGGCACGCTACCGGGGGTCGTTCCTCGGGTTCCTTTGGACGTTCTTGAACCCCACGCTGCACATGATGGTGTACGCGCTGCTGTTCACCGTCGTGATGCGGCAGAACATCCCCAGCTTCCCGTACTTCATGTTCGTGGGGTTGCTGCCGTGGCTCTGGTTCTCCTCGTCGCTGGGGGGCGGCGCGAGCGCCATCAGCGACCGGCGAGACCTGATGACGAAGGTCCGCTTCCCGGCGCAGGTGTTGCCCACGACGGTGGTGTTGACGAACCTGAGCAACTACTTGTTGTCGCTGCCGCTGATGGTGGGGCTGGGGCTGTTCTACGGGCAGACGCCCACGTGGCACATCCTGGCGTTCCCCGTGGTGGTCGCCATCCAGCTCGTCTTCACCCTGGCACTCACCTATATCCTGGCCGCCATCAACGTGACGTTCCGGGACCTGCAACACATCGTCAACAACCTGCTGACGATGTGGTTCTTCATGACGCCGGTGCTGTACCCCATCTCCACCATCAAGGACGACCCGTTGCGTGATGTGGTGATGACGCTGAACCCGATGTCCAGCCTGCTCGTCTCCTACCAGGCTATCTTCTACGAGCACCGGTGGCCGGACCCGGGGCCCTTGGCGGCGTTGGCCGTCTTCTCGTTGGTGCTCATGTGGGGCGCCTCGAGCATCTTTGAATCCCGCCGCGAAGACTTCGCGGAATCCATCTGAGCTGTCGCCATGCAGGAACCCCTCGACGCCATTGTCATGCGCGATGTCGTGAAGCGCTTCCGGAAGCGGACCATCCGGGGCGAATACACGACATTCAAATCCGAGCTCATGCGCTGGTTGCGCGGCCAGCGCACGCCTCGCGAAGCGGGGCTCATCACCGCGCTTCGCGGCATCAACCTCAGCGTCCCCCGTGGCAAGACGGTCGGCATCATCGGCCGCAATGGCTCGGGAAAGAGCACGCTGCTGAAGCTCATCACCGGCATCTATGCGCCCACCTCGGGTGTCATGGAGATCAACGGCCGCATCTCCGCGCTGTTGGACCTGGGCGCGGGCTTCCATCCGGACTTCTCCGGCAGGGAGAACATCCTCATCAACGGCATCATCCTCGGAATGTCGCGCGCGGAAGTGCGGGCGAGGATGGACGACATCATCGCCTTCAGTGAGCTGGGCGAGTTCATCGATGAGCCGGTGCGCACCTACTCCAGCGGCATGTACATGCGGCTGGCGTTCGCGGTGGCCACGCACGTGGACCCGGACATCCTCATCATCGACGAGATCCTCGCCGTGGGCGACGAGCACTTCAGCAAGAAGAGCGTCGCCAAGATGACGGAGTTCAAGCGTCAGGGGAAAACCATCGTCCTGGTGACGCATGACCTGGCCACGGTGGAGCGCTGGTGCGACCTGGCCATCTGGATTGACGGTGGCTATGTGCGCCGGGTCGGACGCCCCTCGGAGATTGTCGCCGAGTACCGGCAGGCCATCGCCCTGGCGGAGGCCCAGTCGGTGGCCTTCACCCCTCCGGCACTGACGGAGGGCGGAGGCGCGCTGCCAGAGGTCCACTCGGTGGTGGGCGGCGACTCCCCCGTGCGCATCGCTGGCCTGCGGCTGGTGGATGCCTCGGGTGGGGAGGCGCAGAACCTGTCGCCGGACATGGGCGTGGAGGTCTGTGTGGACTTCTCCGCCCGCGGTGGCTGCGAGGACGTGGAGTTCGAAGTGTCGCTCCAGACGCCGGATGGCCGCCCGCTCTACGAGACGAGCACCCGGCTGGAGGCGGTGCCGTTGCCCCGTGAGCTGCCGCCGTCGGGGCGGATGCGCCTGGTGTTGGAGCGCCTGGGTTTGCTGGCCGGTACGTATGTCCTGGTGGTGACGGCGCGGACCGCGGGTGGGGTGTCCACGGAGCGGCGCTCGTTCGAGGTGAGCTCGAACGTGGCTGAGCGCGGGGTGTTCCGTCCGGCGCACCACTGGGTGGTGGAGCCTGTCCCGGTGCCGGTGGAGTCCGCGCTCGCGGGTGGTGGTCACCCCTGACGTCGGGGCTGACTGGCGTCGGGAGGGGGTGTGTCTCCCGACGGCCGGGATGTGAACGAGAGAGGCGGTACGTCGGTGAAGACGGTCCTGGAGAAGCTCGCTGGAGAGGCGGGGGCGCCTGACGCCGCGCCGGGTGCGGGGGAGCTGGCTCGAATGGTGGCCGCGGTGCGCTCGCTGCTGGACGCGCGGCGCCCGTGCCTGCCCGACGCCTGTGAGGACGTGACGGCGCTCGAGGGTGCCCTGAAGCTCCTCACGCAGGAACTCCATCGGGCCCGGCCGGACGGCGCGCTGGCGCTCTCCCCACTTCAGGAGGCCGCCCGGTTGGCGGTGCCCCACGAGTTCTCCGTGCCGGACTCGCACCGCGCCCGGTTGGGCCGGGTGGTGACGGCCACCAAGCGCGCCTTCATCGAGGGCCTTCAGCCCTTCCACGTCGAGTCGCTGCGACCGCAGGCGGACTTCAACAAGGCCGTGGTTCGGGTGCTGGAGTACCTCTCCGTGCACCGGAGCCTGCGGCTGCGCGAGGACCTGACGGCGTGGGTGCGCGGGCAGCTCGAGCCCCGGGTGGACCCGACTCGCTGGAAGGTGGCGCGTTCGCACCGCGGGGGGCCCTTGGGTTCGGTGGTGGAGGCCGCCAAGCGCTCCTATCTCTCCGCGGCGGGCCCGCTGCTCGAAGGACTGCTGCGGGGCCAGGCGGAGTGGAACGAGGCGATGGTGGAGGCCATCGCCGGCGCGGCGGGACTCTCGCCCCCGGACGAGGCCACGGGCGCGCGGTGGATTGCCGCGCTCGTCGAACGCAATGATCCGCTGCGGGCCCAGGCGCTGCCGAAGGCCCTGCGGGCAGGGGGCCCCCTGTGGACGGAGCTCCTTCGCCGGCAGACGCGCTTCAACGAGCAGGCGGTGCTGGCGCTCGCGGGAGTGCTGGGGACTCGCACGCCGCCGCCACAGCCTCCGGAGCTGGGGGACTACGAGGCGTGGTGCGAGCGTCGCGAGAAGGAAGACATCGCTCGCGCGCGGGATGCAGTGGCGACGTTGTCCGTGCGCCCCCGGGTGTCGCTCATCACGGCCCTGCGCGACACGCCCGAGGCCTTCTTCGGCGCCTGTGTCGCCTCCGTCGAGGCGCAGGTGTATCCCGATTGGGAGTGGCTCCTGGTCGACGACGGTGGCGTGGGGCCTCACGTCTCGGCCATGGCGCGTGCGGCGGTCGCTCGGGACTCGCGCATTCGCCTGGTCGAGTTGTCTCGTGAAGCTGGAGACGCCGAGGCGGTGAACGCGGGACTCGCCGTGGCGACGGGGGCGTGGGTGGGAAGGTTGGTGCCCGACGCCACCCTGGCTCCGCATGCGCTGGCCGAGGTGGTGCTGGCGATGGAGGCACAGCCCTCGCTCGACGTTGTCTATGCGGATGAGGACCGGCTGGACGCGCAGGGCCGCCGCACCGCGCCCTTCTTCAAGCCGGACTGGTCCCCGGACCTGCTGCGCTCGGTGAACTATGTGGGTGCCTTCGTGGTCTCGCGCAAGAGCCTGCTCGACTCGGTCGAGGGCGCCCGCGAGGGCTTCGGCGGCGCGTGGGACTTCGACCTGATGTTGCGGCTGAGCGAGGCCGCACGCGGCATCGGCCATGTGCCCAAGGTGCTCTTCCACGGGCGTGATGAGCGGGCAGGGACGCCACCGGGCCCGGAGTCGGCGCGAGTCGCGGACGAGGCCCGGCGGGCGCTGCGCGAACACCTGTCGCGGCGGGGAGAGGCGGCCGAGGTGACGAGCCTCGCGCCCGACACCTACCGGGTTCGCTACCCGGTGCGCGGCACGCCCAAGGTCTCCATCATCGTCCCGTTCAAGGACCGGCCGGACCTGCTGGAGTTGCTGGTGCCGGGGCTGCTGGCGCGCACCGCGTATCCCCACTTCGAGGTGCTGCTGGTCTCCAACAACAG is part of the Myxococcus landrumus genome and encodes:
- a CDS encoding TIGR00730 family Rossman fold protein — encoded protein: MDVRSICVFCGSRPGNRPEYTEAAEQLGAELGRRGITLVYGGASVGLMGTVASAALAAGGKVVGVLPQFLGKRELAHLGLTEFIRVDSMHERKALMASRSDAFIALPGGFGTLDELFEITTWAQLGLHGKPMGLLDTRGFFQPLVALARHMAQEGFVPEEQAQPFAVSSSPSELVDRMMAGPTLKVTEKWLKRPEQT
- a CDS encoding rhomboid family intramembrane serine protease, yielding MSSGPRHILDAPGGGPEARGPNHSFGTPPPPQAPQPRPWVCYAIIGLCVGVFALEEFGVLPSFSANRLPLGALFGPAVQEGQYWRLLTAAFEHGGILHLAFNMSVVVTLGFTLERGIGSLRFLGLSLVTALGASAFSLLFDFDKTMVGASGMILGWAGAMLPIATRQGRRELGIWLVQVAVLSLLPMVSWSGHLGGFLFGLPCGVAMRQGRRVYALALPIILFLTAVVALYAAHPERRGAF
- the nadB gene encoding L-aspartate oxidase → MPHRFDFLVLGGGVAGLSFALQAARHGTVAVLTKRERGESNTAYAQGGIASVLAPTDSFDAHIEDTLVAGAGICHKDAVEVTVREGPERIRELVTLGAEFNRNTSGEFHLTREGGHSERRIIHAGDITGREVQRALLAKCDETPNITFFSNTAAIDLILDRRQPRSGANRCLGAYALLESGVIERFIARVTVLATGGAGKVYLYTSNPDVATGDGVAMAYRAGAQVANMEFYQFHPTCLYHPEAKSFLISEALRGEGGKLRLKGGQTFMERYHPLGALAPRDVVARAIDAEMKRTGDECVYLDMTHMGRAFLTERFPNIYATCKAFNIDMAVQPIPVVPAAHYQCGGVVTDLHGRTSVPGLYAIGEVSCTGLHGANRLASNSLLEGLVFGQRAVDATVAELASLPTPHEDPPEWDPGSAVESDESVVVTHNWDEIRRLMWNYVGIVRTDKRLMRARRRLELLREEIRDYYWRFKVTRDVIELRNIADVALLIVDCASRRKESRGLHFTLDYPHTDDHHWLRDTILSREL
- a CDS encoding lytic transglycosylase domain-containing protein, which encodes MRAIPALLLTVLAFPLWAGASESIYRYVEKDGTIVYTNVPPTGSKAAKKMKGSFAQAPAKSAPVVGRSRTPPDLDPHIAAAALRYRIPTALVRAIMHAESNFNPNALSHKGASGLMQLMPGTASDMYVKDIFDERDNIEGGVRYLRVLANMFDGDMVKMIAAYNAGPDAVKRYGGKVPPYEETQGYVRKVLQLYYHYKERERPADGGPREPNFQNDDAREGAGGDEPR
- a CDS encoding tetratricopeptide repeat protein — encoded protein: MTTRVKGRAETSPADDEFLQQLQRGGELLAANKVIESKEFLERAHQLQPRNEKAQNLLGLCYFKLGLFDRAAELYEMLVRDNPVDPTLRVNLGLVYLKTNALQRAVREFETATDLSPEHQKAQNYLGLALAQMGEYGRAREHFLLAGSDAMADKMSRAIAGENFSKPTPAPVTPAARVDVPPPAPAPAQEKAMPPDEALPEEEIRFAEDEGPSALTESDGGPVLTATPEEVEVESSAPAAAPEPVRDAATVPTPVPLTKVQLTKVAARVAPVTAAPILAKLAPSVVLEAERSRGAFIQGEGTFSLVVDGELLTRLEGMVALQGQLAFQPEMKRFRGRATDKPFGEGSARMVRARGKGVLHLEPAEHREFFAVDLGEDSAYFRDENVFAFEEPVMFENGRVPSDIAPDLDLVHLRGQGQVLLSLPGPLRSVVVRPEAPVTVPLTHLVGWQGNLTPRVVSLLKSPTGETLRTAVELGGEGFALISLAVR
- the pgsA gene encoding CDP-diacylglycerol--glycerol-3-phosphate 3-phosphatidyltransferase; this encodes MATDRASRKQRKREERARRRAERKPSVLVQEFWNLPNMLTLGRIFLIPPFVWLMYDADPLSSLLAGLVFAAAAITDVVDGYLARKWNLITVVGKFMDPLADKLIAMAALVMMVRLGRIAAWVVIVLLARELIVSGLRTIAASEGMVIAAGQEGKWKTSLQLVGIISLCVHYVHPLTLGSFSTPVDYNLVGKVLVYLSGAFSVWSAVVYFRAFLAMLAKRGDEAPVAKSV
- a CDS encoding ABC transporter permease, with the protein product MIRLVRELYQYRGLLLSLVQRELKARYRGSFLGFLWTFLNPTLHMMVYALLFTVVMRQNIPSFPYFMFVGLLPWLWFSSSLGGGASAISDRRDLMTKVRFPAQVLPTTVVLTNLSNYLLSLPLMVGLGLFYGQTPTWHILAFPVVVAIQLVFTLALTYILAAINVTFRDLQHIVNNLLTMWFFMTPVLYPISTIKDDPLRDVVMTLNPMSSLLVSYQAIFYEHRWPDPGPLAALAVFSLVLMWGASSIFESRREDFAESI
- a CDS encoding ABC transporter ATP-binding protein: MQEPLDAIVMRDVVKRFRKRTIRGEYTTFKSELMRWLRGQRTPREAGLITALRGINLSVPRGKTVGIIGRNGSGKSTLLKLITGIYAPTSGVMEINGRISALLDLGAGFHPDFSGRENILINGIILGMSRAEVRARMDDIIAFSELGEFIDEPVRTYSSGMYMRLAFAVATHVDPDILIIDEILAVGDEHFSKKSVAKMTEFKRQGKTIVLVTHDLATVERWCDLAIWIDGGYVRRVGRPSEIVAEYRQAIALAEAQSVAFTPPALTEGGGALPEVHSVVGGDSPVRIAGLRLVDASGGEAQNLSPDMGVEVCVDFSARGGCEDVEFEVSLQTPDGRPLYETSTRLEAVPLPRELPPSGRMRLVLERLGLLAGTYVLVVTARTAGGVSTERRSFEVSSNVAERGVFRPAHHWVVEPVPVPVESALAGGGHP